In the genome of Hirundo rustica isolate bHirRus1 chromosome 16, bHirRus1.pri.v3, whole genome shotgun sequence, the window AAAGGCTCTTTCCTCTCCAAGGTTCTTTGCTCCCTCTGAACTGCATCACTTCAGATGAAATACAGTCATTATAACTGTCTAATATGCAAAGCAGTACTTTATTACAGAGTAATTTTGACCAATGTCCAACTGAATTCACACAGTGACTGCATGGAAACATGAAAAGACTCACCTAAAGCAGTGAACCCATTTTTAACTGTTGTAGCTGTAGTCACTTGGTGCGATACAGAATTTGTTTGTCTGTTCCTGTAAACACTGGTGTCTGCAGCCACATTATAAGCCTTTATTTAGTGCATAAAATTTGCTTGGAAGGTATCTGGACAACAGCACCAACACCTCTCTGGAGAGCCCAGGTTCACTGGGAAGGGTCAGGCTAAATATGAGCTCTGAGTGTTTCTGATTTCAGGGGATTTTATGGAGTAAAACCTCTGCAGACATTCTTACACTAAAAACTTAGTAAGATATGAGGGGTGCTGCTAATATGTAGTGTAAGAGCTGATAAAATTATGCAGACTTAACACACAGAGACAGCTCACTTGAAGTCTTTTGGGAATTTACAAACACAGGGGGAAGTTTTGTGTCAATAGTGTTACCTTGTGAATTCATCCCCACAGCCATCAACACTGAATTTAGGACTTCCTCTGCATgtggaaatatattttgctttgctgctcATTCCCTCTACTTCAGGATGTCTTCTGAGCAATGTAGAAAAATATAGCTGTTCTCTATCAAGGAACTGTGGTTATTAATCATAACACTTTTGATGTAGTAGCACTGGCAGACTGTGTGGGCTTCTGGTTGATTCCTGATGACATCTTAGgcataaaaaaatcttgttttgcaGCAGGCAGTGTGTTGTGAACAGCTCAAATCTTGTGACTAATCCATTGAGATCAATTTTGGGCAGAGTATTTGGGCTCTTTGCTAGAATTCCAGCCTCATTTCCTAAAATTTCCCATGTTCCAAATCATACCTTCAGCTATCATAACCATAAATACAAATTCATGTGCTGAGGCATTTATGTTTGTCATCTAGACCTTCAGGGTCAGATGCTTTTTTCATTCCATGCTTATCTCAAAAATTTATTGAGAACTAAATAAATCAGTAATCTGTCCTTGCCTCATCCTGTTGTACCTCATCCACTTCTCCACCGACTCCCCCTCAGCCTGCTGCCCCAGGTGCCTGACTTTGCATTTCAGAGGGGTAGGAGGCTGTCTTTAATGACCATTGTCTGACAAGAACTGTTTGGAACCTGAGTTTACATTCCTTTAATGCGTTGTTTTAGTACAAATAGGGCATGACATCAACCTCTGGGCATTTTGGCTGCCTTTCATTTCATCTCACCTATCTTTAGCCATTTGACAAGGTCATTGTAGTAAGAGAGGTCGGATAAAATCTCTATAAGGCCCTGTTTCTACCCACTGACTACAGAGGGAGTCAATGCAGCAGATTTGATGGGCTTAGCTGAGCATCCAAAGCACACAGGCTGCATGTGGGCCTCTGGAGCCATATGTTCAGGCGTTTCTGTGATGTGGCATTTCCCTTTTTGCCCAGATGTATTGCAGCTCTGTCCGTGGGCGACGGGACGATTCTCAGAACAACGACAAGAGCAGCCATGGATGGAGCCAAGCAGCAGACTGTCAGCTGCAAGGAAGCGTGGCATGGGTAAAACATGACACATTGAACAGTTGCAGGCTGCTTTCAGTGCGAGTTGTTGTTAATTAGTTGCTTCAAGATATCTTTTCCTTCTattagaaaacatttccataATTGATGTGTTGTTTTTAAGGGGATTTCATCAGTCTTTAAAAACAGTATTGCATCTTCTCTTAGAGAGGGTTCCcaaaactttcttttctgttgatTTCATCAATAGTACTTTTCTGCAAGTCTTAAATCTTTGCAACCCCCTCTCACCTCACTCTTGGgttcttttattgcttttgaaGTACCTGGATATTCAGTGTgactgccagcagctccaaTTGATCCAGGTTCTGCACTACAATTCAATTTGGGATGACATTTGCTTAAGGCAGAAGATTTGGGGGGAAGCACCTTGAATAAGAAGACTTGAGGGGAAGCACCTTGAATAAGAGTTCCTTGTATGTATCTTTCCTTTGGGGGAACCCGAATTTCTTCAGAGCCCTCCATGTTTTGTGTCAGAGATTGTAAGTGACCAATCATCTGGTATttccaagcagaaaaataatgttgtAAAACGTTTTAAGTCACACTTTAGAGCTTACTGAGCTGTAGTGTAGCTTCTGGAGTTACCCACTTGCTCACCTGTTGAACCCTGCAGGTGTGTGAGAAAGCCTTCCCGAGGATCAGCAAGGGTCCCGCGGCGCCGGCGCTCCAAGTCTCCGGTCCTGCACCCTCCCAAGTTCACCTATTGCAACATGAAAGCCAACAGCCAGCTGAAACACAAACCCCAGGCAGACACTTCGAAGGGTGTCACCAGCTCAGATGGTTTTGTCCCGGCAGAGCATGGTACGAAGGACGGGCAGGATTCTCACCTCGAGGCCAGTAACGACAGAACTGAACCGTTGGAAGCTTTCACCGCCGAAGAGCCTTTGCAGAAGCGGGGGGAGAATCGCCCTGCTCTCTCCTCATCCTTTGAGAACAGCTTGCGTTGTAAGCAAACCTCAGATTTCCAGTCCTTATCCATGCTTAGCAACAGCAGGCAGTGCCCTTGTACGGACAAGAAGTGCCAGTGCAAGCAGTGGCGCACCATGGAGGTGTACTCCTTCTCCGGCCTGCGGAGCGTCCTGTCCGAGTGCGAGAAGGCAGTCCTGGGCGTGCATGCCCACTCCCTCCAGAACAGATCTCCCTCTGGGACAGCCTCAGCAAGCTCTCCCAGGTCTTGTTCTGAGCAAGCTCGAGCCTTTGTGGATGATGTGACTATTGAAGATCTTTCGGGATACATGGAATACTACTTATATATTCCCAAGAAAATGTCTCACATGGCGGAGATGATGTACACTTGACTGTAAGCAACAGAGAATCCTGGAGCGGAGTTTGTTACAATGGTTGGGCTAATCGCCTCGTCAGTGCCATGTTTTCACTGTTGTGTGTTTCATTAAATGTTTCTTTGCCTCATACAGTTTAGTTTtctaataaaatgaaaaaattaaatatagttTCTGAGCTTAGTTCTGAAAAGAATGCACTAAAGTCTCTGAATACCTTAACAAAAGCACACTAGATCAAATGAgctctgtttggtttttggtttgtgctGTGCATATTGAAGCTCTGGATGCTGTTTTCACtatgttttgggaaaaaaccaaacaaaacaaacaaaaaaatttagggtttttttttttctgatattttgaaGTGTTTGGAATGTTCATTCTTAGTGTATCTCAGAGAAAAGTTTCACAGCTACAGCTCCATCCTCCTTATCCTGCTTTAGAGAGAAGGATGAGAAGGCATTCAGCATTTTGGATAGGATGAATCTCCTTTCCTTGAACACGAGCTGGCTCCTTTTTTAGTTGGATCAAGTTGTGAATGCTTCTTCCTTACAAATTTTTTGGGAGGTCCAGAACGTGCAGGTGTGCATCGGACCCTTCCTTAATCTAACTCGCTCACTCTTAAGCAGTTCTATTTTTCTGCAGATAAGTGAAGctcttagaagaaaaaatatattttgttatttgTGCTTTACAGATGGAATAATTTAGTGGGGAGTGAAGCTACCAGGTTTTTTGGGCTGTGCAGTCTCAGGAGTGGAGAGGGTGGAACCATCTACACAGGATGTTTCTGAGCACATCTGATACATGAAGTGGTGTGGAAAAGGGGTGAACAAGATGTGTGTATCATCCTGGCTTTGTGCTGTAGAGCTATGACATTCCTGCTGGTTGAAAATACTGCAATAAAAAATTCTGTTGCCGAGACTTGCGTTAATAAATGTTTGTCAAAACCCAGCAACTTAAAGTCTGAATAATTTGACTTACATTCATCTTCCCTCAagacctttttatttaaaaaaaaaaaacaaacaaaacaactaaCAAAACTCTGGTTTCAGTGGCAGCTGTACATGCTCAACAACCATGTCTGAGTAAAGTACTGTAATTTTTACTTATATTCTGAAAAATGAGTGGTCAGCAAGCCAAGGAGTCACAAGCAGTTGTGTAAAAATAGATGAAAAGCAGATGTGGACAGTTGGCCTTGTATTCTGTGCTGGAGAAGGCTCAGACATTCTAGACGATAATCACTGTAGATTTTATTCTCACCATCCCTAAAATTTACAAGTCCAGAGAtttaaaatccaaacaaaaaacagaagaatACAACTAAAACTAATTTTGCTCTTAGGTTTCATGCATATATTTAGCATGCAGTGTTAGCTCTTCCTCAAAAGTAACTGATTTCTACATTTTCTCATGTCACCTCCCTCTTCCAGCACTAACCTGCAATACCCACACACACTTTGGGATTTCTCcactttcccttctttctccctACAGAAAATCTGGTATCATATGtcctttgcttttaaatataaatatttagtgCCGGTTATCTTTGCTGCTGCTATTTTTTGAAGGGTGTTTCTGTTTCAGCAGAGGGTATCTGCTCCtatttttattcatgttttGGTTCTGTGCCCTCTTTAAAACCATGGGAATTGTTGCTAGACGGagggtttttccccttttaacgGTTTTCCTGCCTCTTGGCGAGCACTGATCCAGAGTCCATGTGTGTGAGGCTGAGGCACAGCTCATCCACGCGCACAAAATGGTTATTTAAGCCTGGTGTTGGTTGTCCCCACTCCTCTCTGCACCTGGAGCCTTACGAAGGGGCACAGCAAGGCCCTTCTGTAGAAATGTGGAGTGGCAGCCTGGCCAAGGTCACCTTGGGGCagtttctgctgtgctgctctttaACAAAGTGTGCAGAACCCCGGGAAGTGTCTGGGCTGTGTTACATAAAGCCAGTACGGATCAGCAGGGCACCTTTTCAGTTGTGGGGCAGGACAATGTGCCACAGACCTGCTGTGTCCAGGGACAGAGGAGGAATTGGGGAAATCGTGGAGGTTAAACTAGTCCAAGATATACCCTGAAACTGAGGGCTGAGAAGTGAATTCAGGTTGCCAGAATGCCAGGTGGGAGGGAAAAGCCTGAGAGCAGCTTCTGAGGGCACACTTCCATAGTGGAGGACTGGAAACTGCTagtgaaggaagaaggaaaaggggaaaaaacaataacaatcattttgttttctgcctgaATCCCTGTTTTTGCTAGTGTTTGAGCACATCCAGTGCTGCCCATGGGCAGAGCAAGGGCAGATATTTTCATTCTTGACTGCAGCTGAGAGCTTTGCAGCGAATGTACTGGAACATTGCTGCTGACATTTGCACAGCACAGACCATCCCCTGGGCGTGAATGATGGGCCCTAAGAGAGGCCCAAACTTATTGTTTCCATCAAAACCACCTCAGTTCAGCTCATCCATATCACTCTGATAACGCAGTGACTTCTTTTTGCTGCCTGCCTGAAACCTCAGGATTTATTGGAAAACTGCCTCTTCTCTGGGAATGCCTGCACAGCACCTTTAGCTTGATTGATGAGCAGAGATGCCTTGGTACAAACAGTGCTGTGTGCAGCCCtactgcttccagctgctgctgaacatgTCCCAACAAGCCTGGGGGATCTCTTCTGTGTATGGATGCTCTAGGTTCTGCTCCCACTCAATCTACAGAATATGTCTGAAATGTTCTGAGAAAGCACCAGTGGACTTGCAGTGCTCCCAGGACTTTCCTCTAATCAgatcccagctctctgcttccagcacaCCCAGCTTGGGTGTTTTCCAGTAGTTTGCCCACTCCCAGCTCTTTACAAGTCCTTGTCCCTCTCGTTTCAGGACTAGTTAAGCTGAAGCACGATGCAGAAGGGCACCCTGGATCAATGACATTTCTTGCCTTACAGAAGCCAAATCGAATCCAAGCTGAGCTTTACATTGGCAGACACTGAATCAGGccactggggggaaaaaaaaaataaatcaatggaGCCGTTTCTAGAGCCACCTCTGTTttccaccctctccttctaaaCCAGGGAGGGTTCTTTTGTGCCTGCAAAGTCCCGTGACCGACTCCACCCTCCTGTTCTCTCATCTCTGTAACCTTTGCATCAGCTCTGCGATGAGACCCTCCCCTGGATTCGGTGTTTCCAACCCGGCAGCAGCCACAATCCTGCTCCGATGGCACCttctgccagggctctgccagggcacGGCATCCCATGGGGCAGCCCCACGCCGACCCCCCTGGCACTCAGGGCGGCTGTGCTGAAGGGCTGGGGGTGATCTCAAGGTCACACAAGGTCAGGGCACCCCTAACGGAGGCTGGCACCTCTCGTGCCCTCCGAGCCTTGCTCAGCTTAGAGAGCCAAGACCCGGCTCAATAAAAACGCCCCTACGGAGGCACCGTGTGCCCGCAGGGCGCAGAGGGATGCAGCAACCTGTCCCGTTTTACTCCCCACGGCGCGGCATTAATCCATCGCCAAGTACCACTAGATGGGGCCTTCTGGACAGCGATCCGGGGAGAGCAGCCGCTGCTGTGCACCTGCTCCCTGCCCGTGCGACACCCGCCGAGCCCCTGCCCGGGCAGGGAGCCCCAGGGACGCCTGCAGCCAGGGGAAGCgtggagcagagggcagggtgCTGCTGCATGAGGGTGCCAGCTCTTCAAAGCTCAGCTTTCCCTCGGTTTTGCAGCCCCAAAGCAGGGGCCAAGCAGGAGCCTGTCCCTGAGGGTGACCCTGAGGCCAGTTAGGGATTTG includes:
- the LOC120760216 gene encoding oxidative stress-responsive serine-rich protein 1-like codes for the protein MELEAKDEEEESLQTAFKKLRVDGAGCIAALSVGDGTILRTTTRAAMDGAKQQTVSCKEAWHGCVRKPSRGSARVPRRRRSKSPVLHPPKFTYCNMKANSQLKHKPQADTSKGVTSSDGFVPAEHGTKDGQDSHLEASNDRTEPLEAFTAEEPLQKRGENRPALSSSFENSLRCKQTSDFQSLSMLSNSRQCPCTDKKCQCKQWRTMEVYSFSGLRSVLSECEKAVLGVHAHSLQNRSPSGTASASSPRSCSEQARAFVDDVTIEDLSGYMEYYLYIPKKMSHMAEMMYT